The endosymbiont of Bathymodiolus septemdierum str. Myojin knoll sequence ATTGCTGTCTTATCAGAAATTATCCAGACAGTGGCAAATGATGGGGCGCAAGTTATTATTTCTACTCAGTCTGTTGAGCTCGCTAATTATTTTGAACCCGATGATTTTATTATTGTGGATTATGAAAATGGCGAGTCAAAATTTAAAAGGTTAAACGCACAAGATTTAGGTGATTGGATTGAGACTTATCAAGTGGGAGAGGCTTGGAGTGAAGGCTTGTTGGGCGGTGAGCCAAAATGGTAAGACTATTAATCTCGGCAGAAGGGCATTCGGAATATAAATTTATAAAAGAGAGCGTTGATCCGTATTTAGCAGGATTAAACATATTTGTGGAAATACAAAATATGAAAGGCAATGTTGGTGTTGACAGGGTGAACTCAAAACTTAATAAGTTGATTTACAATTATGATTATGTGACAACCTTGTATGATTTTTATGGCTTTAAGAAAAAATCCCAAGAAGAAACAAAACAAAGTTTAGAAAGTAGGATTAAGCAAGGTATTAAACAAGCACAGCAACATAAGATAATTCCTTATATTCAAATGTATGAATTTGAAGCCTTGCTTTTTAGCGATGCTGAAATTATGGCAAATGGGCTTGATACTTCGCAAAACTGGATTGATAGCATTGTGAATGATTTTCCAAACCTGGAAACAATTAATAACTCTAAAGAAACTGCACCATCCAAGCGCATTGGAAAGAATGCAAAGTACATAAAAACCCAACATGCACCAAAAATATTACAAGAGATTGGCTTGCTAAAAATAAGAGAAAAATGTCAAGGTTTTAATGCTTGGCTAACACAATTAGAAAAATTAGGTGAATGACCAAAAACAAAGAAATCAAGCCTTAGATATTAGCCAGTCTTTTATCGTGCAAGCGCCAGCAGGATCGGGAAAAACAGAGTTATTAACGCAACGCTATTTGAAATTATTGGCACATTGTGTAGAACCTGAGAGTGTCATTGCGATGACTTTTACCAATAAAGCGGTGGATGAGATGACGCATCGGGTGTTATCGGCGTTGAAATCGACAGTGCAATCACGACCTAGTGAGCCACATAAACAAACGACTTATGATTTGGCAGCAGCGGCAATGAGGCACTCGGATGAGCAAGGGTGGCAGTTGTTGCAAAATCCGAAACGCTTAAAAATCTCAACCATTGATGGGCTTTATAGTCTGATTACTAATCGTTATCCTTTGCCAGGTCAGTTGGTTCCGAGACAAATTATGGCGCAGCAATGGGAGCGAAATAAAGCCTATCAGATAGCAGCACAGCAGACATTAATGTTGATTGATGATGAGGAGTATGGCAAGGATATTCAAAATTTGTTGTTACACCTGGATAATAATGTCAGCAAGTTTGAGAGCTTGGTGGTGCAGATGCTGTCGAAGCGGGATCAATGGTTGGGGCGCTTGTATCGGGATAATGTGCTAGATTTACAAATATTGCAAGACAGTGCTAGAACGATTGTGAAACAATATTTTGAGTATTTACAACCATTGGCTAAAGTGTATTTAGATGATGAATTTTTTGGATTGTTGTCTGCTCGTGAAGGTAAGTTATACACCCTGCCAACGACTAATTTTTCGGATTTGGAGGCGTGGCAGACCATTGCAGATTTATGTTTGACCAAAAAAGGCACATGGCGTACAGCAGTTAATAAACTCAAGGAAAACTTGTCCGAACAAAAAGCACTTGGCGAAGCATTGCAAGGCTTAAGGAGTTTGCCAAATATTGATTTTTCGCAAGCACAGGCGGATATTTTGCAGACCATTGCACAGGTATTAAAATTATCTGTGGCACAACTCAATATCTATTTTGAAGCGCAGCAAGCACACGATTTTATTGAGGTGGCGTTGAATGCTAATCAGGCATTGGACAGTCAAATTGGCGTGAGCGATATTGCCCTATTTATGGATTATAAAGTGCAACATTTGCTGATTGACGAGTTTCAAGACACTTCGGCATCACAGTTTAATACGGTTGAAAAATTGATAGAACAATGGCAAACAGATGATGAAAAAACGCTGTTCTTGGTGGGCGATCCAATGCAATCAATTTACCGATTTAGAGAATCTCAGGTGGGGTTATTTTTGCAAGTGCGAGATAAGGGAATTGCGAACATTCGTCCAACTTCATTGGTATTGAGTACCAATTTTCGCTCTTCAAAAAGTATTGTTGAGGGCAATAATGGATTTTTCAGTAAGATTTTCCCTGAGTGTGACGATGTACATAAAGGTGCAATTTCTTACTCACCATCGCTTGCAAATTCGGATACAAAGGATGACAATGCCATTGCATTCTATCCCTTTGCCCACGACCAATATCTATGTGAAGCAAAAACGATTGGCACGATTGTCGCCGCTAGTTTGGCGAAAAATACACAAAATACAATTGCGATTTTGGTGCGTGGGCGGGCACATTTGTTGCACATCGCACAACAGTTAATGGATGAGAAAATTGCATTTGAATCGGTAGATATTACCGAATTAAAAGACCATTTATTGACGCGGGACCTGCTCTCGCTAAGTAAGGCTTTATTGCATTTGGGCGATAAACTGGCGTGGTTGAGTGTGTTGCGCGCCCCTTGGTGCGGCTTGATTTTGGATGATTTGTTGGTGCTATCTGAGGATGATAATCAGATAATTTATAGGCAACTAAATGATGAGGCGATATTGGTAAAAATGAGTGCAGATGGGCGTGAGCGTGCACAGCATCTATATCAGTGTTTGCAAGAGGTTATTAGCAATCAAGGGCGATTTAATTTTGTGGAATTATTGACCCATACAATGAATCAATTGGGGTTAAAAAATGAGACTTTAGCAAAAACGGAATTGGCAATTAAAGACAAATTTTTGCAGATTATTTATGAATGCGAACAGCAACAATTACTGAGCGCGGATACCATTGAACAGATGATAGAAAAGTTATATGCACCGAGTGAAAAGGCGCAGGTGAAGTTAATGACAGTGCATGCATCAAAGGGCCTGGAGTTTGACACGGTGATTATTCCGGGCTTGGGTCGGAGTTCTGGGAGGGATGATTCGCTGATTATTCGATTGCGTGAATTTTCGAATAAGGATTTACTATTAGCACCAATGAAGTCGGCATCTGCCACACAAGAAAGTGGGGTATATCGGTATTTGAAATCTATTGAAACAGAGCAAAACTATTATGAAAGCATGCGCTTATTGTATGTGGCAATGACGCGAGCAAAAAGCCATTTACACCTATTGGGGGCAGTAAATAAGTCAGGGAATATCGGTAAAAATACGCTGTTGGAATTATTGGGGCAGTTTTTTACACATCGGTTTGATGATATTGACAAGACGCCTGATACAGTGGAATCAGCGGAAATTTTGCAGTTAGCGCGTGTTTCCGAGTTAAAAACGCCAGTTAATCGAATGCAAGAAAAAGGCGAAATGGTAGAATATCAGCAGAATTTTGAACGCTTATTTAAGCGTGCATTAGGCACTTTGGTGCATCAATATTATGAGCATCAATTGTTTGAGCCGAGCGCAGAGAATATTCGTAATCAATTGATTAGTATAGGCACGCCGCCGAGTGAGATTGAAAAATGGCAGGCGGTTATCACTAAATTATTGAATAACACCAAAAATGATGCTCAATTCGAGTGGCTGTTTAAAGACCGAGCATCCGCACGAAATGAAGCGGAATTTAGCATTAATGGTAGCACCATCGCTATTGACAGACTATTTATTGATGAGGGGACTTTATGGGTGATTGATTTTAAAACAGCCAAACCTGCTGAGGATGAGCCATTAGAAGCCTTTATTAAACGACAACAGCAAGAACACACAAAACAATTGCAGTTCTATAAAACCGCAATGTCTGAGATTTACGACTATCCTGTGCGTTGCGCACTATATTGCCCTAGCGTCAAACAATTAATCGACATTTCCTAATCCCACAAAGCATTAATCATTGCCACCGAATTACAGCCTGCATCATAGGCAAGTTGTTGATTGTCAAAATTAATGCCACCAATGCCGACAATAGGGATAGTTAGGTTCTGTTTTGCTTGGGCGATGAGGGTTAATGCACATTGAGATGCGTTAGGCTTGGTGATTGATGTGAATAATGCACCAAATGCGACATAATCCGCGCCTTGTTGCTGTGCATTTTTTGCCAAATTAATGTCGTTATAACACGATACACCAATGACGGCATCGACACCAAGTTGTGTCCGTGCGTATTGGATTGCGCCATCATTTTTACCTAAATGTACACCATCTGCTGAGATTTTTTTCGCCAGGTTGATGTCATCATTGACGATAA is a genomic window containing:
- a CDS encoding DUF4276 family protein translates to MVRLLISAEGHSEYKFIKESVDPYLAGLNIFVEIQNMKGNVGVDRVNSKLNKLIYNYDYVTTLYDFYGFKKKSQEETKQSLESRIKQGIKQAQQHKIIPYIQMYEFEALLFSDAEIMANGLDTSQNWIDSIVNDFPNLETINNSKETAPSKRIGKNAKYIKTQHAPKILQEIGLLKIREKCQGFNAWLTQLEKLGE
- a CDS encoding UvrD-helicase domain-containing protein yields the protein MNDQKQRNQALDISQSFIVQAPAGSGKTELLTQRYLKLLAHCVEPESVIAMTFTNKAVDEMTHRVLSALKSTVQSRPSEPHKQTTYDLAAAAMRHSDEQGWQLLQNPKRLKISTIDGLYSLITNRYPLPGQLVPRQIMAQQWERNKAYQIAAQQTLMLIDDEEYGKDIQNLLLHLDNNVSKFESLVVQMLSKRDQWLGRLYRDNVLDLQILQDSARTIVKQYFEYLQPLAKVYLDDEFFGLLSAREGKLYTLPTTNFSDLEAWQTIADLCLTKKGTWRTAVNKLKENLSEQKALGEALQGLRSLPNIDFSQAQADILQTIAQVLKLSVAQLNIYFEAQQAHDFIEVALNANQALDSQIGVSDIALFMDYKVQHLLIDEFQDTSASQFNTVEKLIEQWQTDDEKTLFLVGDPMQSIYRFRESQVGLFLQVRDKGIANIRPTSLVLSTNFRSSKSIVEGNNGFFSKIFPECDDVHKGAISYSPSLANSDTKDDNAIAFYPFAHDQYLCEAKTIGTIVAASLAKNTQNTIAILVRGRAHLLHIAQQLMDEKIAFESVDITELKDHLLTRDLLSLSKALLHLGDKLAWLSVLRAPWCGLILDDLLVLSEDDNQIIYRQLNDEAILVKMSADGRERAQHLYQCLQEVISNQGRFNFVELLTHTMNQLGLKNETLAKTELAIKDKFLQIIYECEQQQLLSADTIEQMIEKLYAPSEKAQVKLMTVHASKGLEFDTVIIPGLGRSSGRDDSLIIRLREFSNKDLLLAPMKSASATQESGVYRYLKSIETEQNYYESMRLLYVAMTRAKSHLHLLGAVNKSGNIGKNTLLELLGQFFTHRFDDIDKTPDTVESAEILQLARVSELKTPVNRMQEKGEMVEYQQNFERLFKRALGTLVHQYYEHQLFEPSAENIRNQLISIGTPPSEIEKWQAVITKLLNNTKNDAQFEWLFKDRASARNEAEFSINGSTIAIDRLFIDEGTLWVIDFKTAKPAEDEPLEAFIKRQQQEHTKQLQFYKTAMSEIYDYPVRCALYCPSVKQLIDIS
- the thiE gene encoding thiamine phosphate synthase, which codes for MKTDFLHNINGIYAITPDRALDLDAIEKVIMTHKIRILQYRHKTLNKKIQLNEATQLQQLCAKHHTLFIVNDDINLAKKISADGVHLGKNDGAIQYARTQLGVDAVIGVSCYNDINLAKNAQQQGADYVAFGALFTSITKPNASQCALTLIAQAKQNLTIPIVGIGGINFDNQQLAYDAGCNSVAMINALWD